The Sphingorhabdus sp. Alg231-15 genome has a segment encoding these proteins:
- a CDS encoding phage major capsid protein, whose product MDFSNTPLETKAEPLEASFDAILQAEENGNHDNNDNNGKAITDLRSDIDGLKSQMSEISKASARPALAANEDGAKGMMSSNAARDFTAKYLRRGDHSGVELKSFSGASGPEGGFAVPQEIDALIGRTLKDISPIRAIATVVQTGSAGYRKLVTDGGTPSGWVSETAGRPETDTPNFNEIAPPTGELYANPAASQAMLDDAAFDVEAWLADEIAREFAQAEGAAFVGGSGVNQPRGFLNAPVTEELDDARAFGTLQYIPSGAAGDFAGSDGEDALVDLVHALKPAYRQGASFVMNSATLAQIRKFKTADGAFLWQASLASGQPDMLLGYPVVEAEDMPDVAADSLSIAFGNFRAGYLIAERSATSILRDPFTNKPFVHFYATKRVGGQLMNSEAIKLMQFSAT is encoded by the coding sequence ATGGACTTTTCCAATACCCCCCTTGAAACAAAAGCAGAGCCGCTGGAGGCCTCGTTTGACGCCATTTTGCAGGCGGAAGAAAACGGCAATCACGACAATAACGACAATAACGGAAAGGCGATTACCGATCTGCGCAGCGATATCGACGGTCTGAAAAGCCAGATGTCAGAGATCTCCAAGGCATCGGCGCGACCTGCTTTGGCCGCGAATGAGGACGGTGCGAAGGGCATGATGTCTTCCAACGCCGCTCGCGATTTCACAGCAAAATATCTCCGCCGGGGCGATCATAGCGGGGTTGAGCTCAAAAGCTTTTCCGGCGCATCCGGCCCCGAAGGTGGTTTTGCCGTGCCACAGGAAATTGATGCGCTGATCGGCCGAACGCTGAAGGACATTTCGCCCATTCGAGCGATTGCGACGGTGGTGCAGACTGGCAGCGCGGGATATCGCAAGCTCGTCACCGATGGTGGCACCCCTTCCGGTTGGGTTAGCGAAACCGCTGGACGGCCAGAAACCGACACACCCAATTTCAACGAAATCGCACCGCCGACCGGAGAGCTTTATGCCAATCCAGCGGCGTCGCAGGCGATGCTGGATGACGCGGCCTTTGATGTTGAGGCGTGGCTCGCGGATGAAATTGCTCGCGAATTTGCGCAGGCGGAGGGGGCAGCATTTGTTGGCGGCTCCGGGGTTAATCAGCCGCGCGGTTTCCTCAATGCGCCAGTGACCGAGGAGCTAGATGATGCTCGCGCCTTCGGGACGCTGCAATATATTCCATCGGGTGCGGCTGGTGACTTTGCCGGAAGCGATGGCGAGGATGCGCTTGTTGATCTGGTTCACGCGTTGAAACCGGCGTACCGGCAAGGCGCGAGCTTTGTGATGAACAGCGCGACCTTGGCTCAGATCCGCAAGTTCAAAACCGCCGATGGCGCGTTCCTGTGGCAGGCGTCACTGGCTTCGGGTCAGCCGGATATGCTACTCGGCTATCCAGTGGTTGAGGCAGAAGATATGCCGGATGTGGCGGCCGACAGCCTGTCGATCGCTTTCGGCAATTTCCGCGCGGGCTATCTCATCGCGGAGCGCAGCGCGACCAGCATCTTACGCGATCCGTTCACCAACAAACCCTTTGTCCATTTCTACGCGACCAAGCGCGTCGGTGGGCAGTTGATGAACAGCGAAGCGATCAAGCTGATGCAATTCAGCGCGACCTAG
- a CDS encoding HK97 family phage prohead protease, producing the protein MSAIRFAGYAAIFNRIDKGGDIIRPGAFGSLADGLSLPLLWQHRQENRIGSISYAREDQRGLRVIGTLSTATRVGREVAAMLAGRTVEGLSFGYRVEQSAGRRPRILHHLDVAEISLVTCPMQPLAQVHLIMC; encoded by the coding sequence GTGAGCGCCATCCGCTTTGCTGGCTATGCCGCTATCTTTAATCGTATCGACAAAGGCGGGGACATTATTCGGCCGGGTGCCTTTGGGTCACTGGCTGACGGGCTGTCGCTGCCCCTGCTCTGGCAGCACCGACAGGAGAACCGCATCGGCAGCATCAGCTATGCCCGCGAAGATCAGCGTGGCCTGCGCGTCATCGGAACCCTGTCGACCGCGACACGGGTCGGGCGAGAGGTCGCGGCAATGTTGGCGGGCAGGACGGTTGAAGGTCTTAGCTTTGGTTATCGTGTGGAGCAATCGGCTGGACGACGACCGCGGATCCTGCACCATCTCGATGTTGCCGAAATCTCGCTTGTTACCTGCCCAATGCAGCCGCTGGCGCAGGTGCACCTCATCATGTGCTGA
- a CDS encoding DUF6127 family protein — MQNEEMLARLVAQAEGDGADLITLRAIVEEATDSGAERVLDRLGLADHKAPDDLDELRELLRAWRDAKASAWKAAITWVIRAMLALLLIGIAMRFGFGSLIT; from the coding sequence ATGCAAAACGAAGAAATGCTCGCTCGCCTGGTGGCGCAGGCGGAAGGCGATGGCGCTGACCTGATCACGCTCCGCGCGATTGTCGAGGAAGCGACCGACAGCGGTGCGGAGCGCGTGCTCGACCGGCTCGGTTTGGCCGATCACAAGGCACCGGATGATCTTGACGAGCTACGCGAATTGCTCCGCGCCTGGCGCGATGCCAAGGCGAGTGCATGGAAAGCGGCGATTACGTGGGTTATTCGCGCTATGCTGGCGCTGCTTCTGATCGGTATCGCCATGCGGTTCGGGTTCGGAAGCCTGATTACGTGA
- a CDS encoding phage portal protein translates to MSIWDSLALAFKGGGERTRPPLGRSYIGSYGGAFFSGEAPFSYEGRVREAYVENAVAQRAVRIVAEGVGGAPLSPMDDTLAMLVNATSAGQSLLETVAAHLLLHGNAYVQVMCGIDEQPAELFALRPDRITIEPDEKGWPIAYVYRAGEHQTRIAALDDRGRPAIIHIKAFHPTDDHYGLGCLGAAAKAVAVHNAAAQWNRALLENAARPSGALVFDPGPDGSALTSDQFDRLKAEMEASFAGSGNAGKPMLLEGGLKWERMSMTPADMDFVALKAAAAREIALAFGVPPMLLGLPGDNSYANYREANRALWRLTILPLAGKILDGLSAALGDWFEDMSLAVDRDQIPALSEDRERLWQQVSEADFLAPEEKRAMLGIE, encoded by the coding sequence AACGAACACGGCCGCCTTTGGGGCGCAGTTATATCGGCTCCTATGGAGGCGCTTTCTTTTCGGGAGAAGCGCCCTTTTCATATGAGGGACGTGTGCGCGAAGCCTATGTCGAAAATGCGGTGGCTCAGCGCGCGGTGCGGATTGTTGCTGAAGGGGTTGGTGGTGCGCCGCTCTCTCCGATGGACGATACGCTCGCGATGCTTGTCAATGCGACCAGCGCCGGCCAGTCTCTTCTCGAAACCGTTGCCGCGCATCTGTTGCTGCATGGTAATGCCTATGTGCAGGTGATGTGCGGAATCGACGAGCAGCCTGCTGAGCTGTTTGCTCTGCGGCCCGATCGGATCACGATCGAGCCGGATGAAAAGGGCTGGCCGATTGCCTATGTCTATCGCGCAGGCGAGCACCAGACCCGCATTGCCGCACTGGATGACAGGGGGCGGCCTGCGATTATTCATATCAAGGCTTTTCACCCGACCGATGATCATTATGGCCTTGGCTGTCTCGGTGCAGCGGCAAAGGCAGTGGCGGTGCACAATGCGGCGGCGCAGTGGAACAGGGCCTTGCTCGAGAATGCGGCGCGGCCATCAGGAGCGCTGGTCTTTGATCCCGGACCGGATGGATCGGCGCTGACGTCGGATCAGTTTGATCGGCTCAAGGCCGAGATGGAGGCGAGCTTTGCCGGGTCCGGAAATGCCGGAAAGCCGATGCTGCTCGAAGGCGGCTTGAAATGGGAACGCATGAGCATGACCCCTGCGGACATGGATTTTGTGGCTTTGAAAGCGGCCGCGGCAAGAGAAATCGCGCTGGCCTTTGGTGTGCCGCCCATGCTCCTCGGGCTGCCCGGCGACAATAGTTATGCCAATTACCGTGAAGCCAATCGGGCGCTGTGGCGGCTGACGATATTACCGCTGGCTGGGAAGATTCTGGACGGTCTGTCTGCAGCGTTAGGGGATTGGTTTGAAGATATGTCACTGGCCGTGGACCGCGATCAAATACCCGCACTGTCGGAGGATCGCGAACGATTGTGGCAGCAAGTGAGCGAAGCGGATTTCCTGGCACCCGAAGAGAAACGGGCAATGTTGGGGATCGAGTAG